Proteins encoded by one window of Micromonospora coxensis:
- a CDS encoding SRPBCC family protein, translating to MADSSTQSIVIGASPERVAAVICDFPSYPEWTEAVRRAEVIEEYEDGYASQVRFTIDAGVMADEYVLAYEYAEDLSRVEWHLVEPSTMQKSQRGSYDIVGNPDGTSTVTYTLEVELSVGMLGMFRRKAEKMIMDTALKQLKRRVEAPGTAQ from the coding sequence ATGGCGGACTCCTCCACCCAGTCGATCGTCATCGGCGCGTCACCGGAGCGCGTGGCGGCGGTCATCTGCGACTTCCCGAGCTACCCCGAATGGACCGAGGCGGTGCGGCGGGCGGAGGTGATCGAGGAGTACGAGGACGGCTACGCCAGCCAGGTCCGGTTCACCATCGACGCCGGGGTGATGGCCGACGAGTACGTGCTCGCCTACGAGTACGCCGAGGACCTGTCCCGGGTCGAGTGGCACCTGGTCGAGCCGTCGACGATGCAGAAGTCGCAGCGCGGGTCGTACGACATCGTCGGCAACCCGGACGGCACCTCCACCGTGACGTACACCCTGGAGGTGGAGCTGTCGGTGGGGATGCTCGGGATGTTCCGCCGCAAGGCCGAGAAAATGATCATGGATACGGCGTTGAAGCAGCTCAAGCGCCGGGTAGAAGCACCCGGTACGGCACAGTGA
- a CDS encoding AMP-dependent synthetase/ligase, with protein sequence MREFSVPPIVTIGDAANLTDPVWDNAEVAPDAVQFVRPAPAGAGARWADVTCREFRDEVVAVARGLAAAGVNPGDRVALMSRTRYEWTLLDYAIWAAGAVTVPIYETSSAEQAAWILADSGAVAVVVESNAHATLVAGIRDRLPELRHVWQIELAGVDEIVALGAAVDPVEIERRRKAVHAGDVATIIYTSGTTGRPKGCVLTHRNMYADIANAVPVLPNLFRPGASTLLFLPLAHAFARLIQIGVVQARATMAHCPDTKNLVAELQEFRPTFVLSVPRVFEKVYNGARQKAESEGKGKIFDKAERVAIAYSEALETADGPGLALRAQHALFDKLVYRKLRAALGGRCRDAISGGAPLGARLGHFFRGIGVTICEGYGLTETSPAAAANLPGATRIGTVGRPLPGVTIRIDDDGEILIAGDLIFQGYWKNEAASAEALTTDGWFRTGDLGRLDNEGFLSITGRKKEIIVTAGGKNVAPAVLEDQVRAHPLISQCLVVGDRQPFIAALVTVDEEALPKWLAAHGRPEDTPVHTLCDDEALRADIQGAIDQANQSVSKAEAIKVFRILPRDFTEATGELTPSLKVKRQVVHKTYESEIADIYRG encoded by the coding sequence GTGCGCGAGTTCTCCGTTCCGCCGATCGTCACCATCGGCGACGCGGCCAACCTGACCGACCCGGTCTGGGACAACGCCGAGGTCGCCCCGGACGCGGTGCAGTTCGTCCGTCCCGCCCCGGCCGGCGCCGGCGCCCGCTGGGCGGACGTGACCTGCCGCGAGTTCCGCGACGAGGTCGTCGCGGTGGCCCGGGGCCTGGCCGCGGCCGGGGTCAACCCCGGCGACCGGGTGGCGCTGATGAGCCGTACCCGCTACGAGTGGACCCTGCTGGACTACGCCATCTGGGCGGCCGGCGCGGTCACCGTGCCGATCTACGAGACCTCCAGCGCCGAGCAGGCCGCCTGGATCCTCGCCGACTCCGGGGCCGTCGCCGTCGTGGTCGAGTCGAACGCGCACGCCACCCTGGTCGCCGGGATCCGTGACCGGCTGCCCGAGCTGCGCCACGTGTGGCAGATCGAGCTGGCCGGGGTGGACGAGATCGTCGCGCTGGGCGCCGCGGTGGACCCGGTCGAGATCGAGCGGCGGCGCAAGGCGGTCCACGCCGGCGACGTCGCCACGATCATCTACACCAGCGGCACCACCGGGCGGCCCAAGGGCTGCGTGCTGACCCACCGCAACATGTACGCCGACATCGCCAACGCGGTGCCGGTGCTGCCGAACCTCTTCCGGCCCGGCGCGTCGACGCTGCTCTTCCTGCCGCTCGCGCACGCCTTCGCCCGGCTCATCCAGATCGGCGTGGTGCAGGCCCGGGCCACCATGGCGCACTGCCCCGACACCAAGAACCTGGTCGCCGAACTCCAGGAGTTCCGGCCGACCTTCGTGCTCTCCGTGCCCCGGGTCTTCGAGAAGGTCTACAACGGCGCCCGGCAGAAGGCCGAGTCCGAGGGCAAGGGCAAGATCTTCGACAAGGCGGAGCGGGTCGCCATCGCCTACAGCGAGGCGCTGGAGACCGCCGACGGGCCGGGCCTGGCCCTGCGGGCCCAGCACGCGCTCTTCGACAAGCTGGTCTACCGCAAGCTGCGCGCCGCGCTCGGCGGCCGGTGCCGCGACGCGATCTCCGGGGGCGCGCCGCTCGGCGCCCGCCTCGGGCACTTCTTCCGCGGCATCGGGGTGACCATCTGCGAGGGGTACGGCCTCACCGAGACCTCCCCCGCGGCGGCGGCGAACCTGCCCGGCGCCACCCGGATCGGCACCGTCGGCCGTCCGCTGCCCGGCGTGACCATCCGGATCGACGACGACGGCGAGATCCTGATCGCCGGCGACCTGATCTTCCAGGGCTACTGGAAGAACGAGGCGGCCAGCGCCGAGGCGCTCACCACCGACGGCTGGTTCCGCACCGGCGACCTGGGGCGGCTCGACAACGAGGGCTTCCTCAGCATCACCGGCCGGAAGAAGGAGATCATCGTGACGGCCGGCGGCAAGAACGTCGCCCCGGCCGTGCTGGAGGACCAGGTCCGGGCGCACCCGCTGATCAGCCAGTGCCTGGTGGTCGGCGACCGGCAGCCGTTCATCGCCGCGCTGGTCACCGTCGACGAGGAGGCGCTGCCGAAGTGGCTGGCCGCGCACGGGCGGCCCGAGGACACCCCGGTGCACACCCTCTGCGACGACGAGGCGCTGCGCGCCGACATCCAGGGCGCGATCGACCAGGCCAACCAGTCGGTCTCCAAGGCCGAGGCGATCAAGGTGTTCCGGATCCTGCCCCGCGACTTCACCGAGGCGACCGGCGAACTCACCCCGTCGCTCAAGGTCAAGCGCCAGGTCGTGCACAAGACGTACGAGTCCGAGATCGCCGACATCTACCGCGGCTGA